The Equus przewalskii isolate Varuska chromosome 5, EquPr2, whole genome shotgun sequence genome window below encodes:
- the GDF3 gene encoding growth/differentiation factor 3 has protein sequence MIPSLPALALGLLLTLALGQTFQFQENVFLQFLGLDKVPSPQKFQPVPYILKKIFQDREAAATTGGSQDLCSIKNLGVRGNVLRLLPDQGFYLYSKDLPQASCLQKLLYFNLAAIRDKEQLTMAQLGLDLGSNTYYNLGPELELALSLVQEPRVWGQSISTPGKPFALQSVPWPQGVLRFNLLDVAKDWNNNPQKNLGLFLEILVKGDRDFGVNFQLEDTCARLRHSLHASLLVVTLNPEQCHPSSRKRRSAIPAPNASCKNLCHRHQLFINFRDLGWHKWIIAPKGFMANYCHGDCPFSLTTSLNSSNYAFMQALMHAVDPQIPQAVCIPTKLSPISMLYQDNDDNVILRHYEDMVVDECGCG, from the exons ATGATTCCTTCCCTGCCAGCCTTGGCTCTTGGCCTCCTGTTAACTCTGGCTTTGGGTCAGACATTCcaatttcaagaaaatgtctttctCCAATTTCTGGGCTTAGACAAAGTCCCTTCACCCCAGAAGTTCCAACCTGTGCCCTATATCCTAAAGAAAATCTTCCAGGATCGAGAAGCGGCAGCAACGACTGGGGGCTCCCAAGACTTATGCTCCATAAAGAATCTGGGTGTCCGTGGGAACGTGCTCCGACTTCTCCCAGATCAAG GTTTCTACCTTTACTCCAAGGACCTTCCCCAAGCCTCTTGCCTACAGAAGCTCCTCTACTTTAACCTGGCTGCCATTAGAGACAAGGAGCAGTTAACAATGGCCCAGCTGGGCCTGGACTTGGGGTCCAACACTTACTATAACCTGGGGCCAGAACTGGAATTGGCTCTGTCCCTGGTTCAGGAGCCTCGTGTATGGGGCCAGTCCATCTCCACGCCAGGTAAACCGTTTGCACTGCAGTCAGTACCATGGCCTCAAGGTGTCCTTCGCTTCAACCTGCTGGATGTGGCTAAGGATTGGAATAATAACCCCCAGAAGAACTTAGGCTTGTTCCtagagatattggtcaaaggagACAGAGACTTTGGGGTGAATTTTCAGCTTGAGGACACCTGTGCCAGACTGAGACATTCTCTTCATGCTTCCCTGCTAGTGGTGACCCTCAACCCTGAGCAGTGCCACCCTTCTTCCCGAAAAAGGAGATCAGCCATCCCTGCCCCTAATGCTTCCTGCAAGAACCTCTGCCATCGTCACCAACTCTTCATCAACTTCCGAGACCTAGGTTGGCACAAGTGGATCATTGCCCCCAAGGGGTTCATGGCTAATTACTGCCATGGTGATTGTCCTTTCTCACTGACCACCTCCCTCAACAGCTCCAATTATGCTTTCATGCAAGCGCTGATGCATGCCGTTGACCCACAGATTCCCCAGGCTGTCTGTATCCCCACCAAGCTGTCCCCCATTTCCATGCTCTATCAGGACAATGATGACAACGTCATTCTACGACATTATGAAGACATGGTAGTTGATGAATGTGGGTGTGGGTAG